Proteins encoded together in one Acidobacteriota bacterium window:
- a CDS encoding putative Ig domain-containing protein, whose translation MLCALAVLGVLLGSAAVVEAQTTITLAWDANTESDIGGYEVSYGTQSGVYSTIVDVGNVTSQPFTIASGGVYYFAVKAYNSSSPRQYSPYSLEVSTGVVTNRPPTLTQPANQTSAEHTSISLQLVASDPDLNPLTYGATGLPAALAINATTGLISGTLTYTSAGSYMVTATVSDGALTNSQTFAWTVTDVAKPTPAITWANAAAITYGTALSGIQLNATASVAGTFVYSPAAGTTLTAGTQALSVTFTPTDTVNYSSASKSVTIDVAKATPVVTWATPASVVAGSVLGATQLNATANVAGTFVYSPAAGTTLTAGTQTLSVTFTPTDTVNYTTANSTVTLTVTAIVKTTPVITWANAAAITYGTPLSSIQLNATADVAGTFVYNPVAGTVLNKGTRTLSVVFTPADTVNYTTATKTVTIDVTRAAPVVRWPKPKSIAQGTALSSTELNATVDTTVTGAARSNGAARLDGTSPIAGTFVYAPSAGTVLALGSHTLSVTFMPTDGDNYSPAMASTNLAVLTEEEAAANQIPFGAFDTPADGTTRMQGSFALTGWALDDVGIDRVEIWRDLAAGEDPTHAYTTDPSHPAHGKVFIANPFFVKNSRTDVEALYPDYPFANRAGWGYLLMSRGLHAQGNGTYTLYAFAFDVDGHSASLGTKTITVDNARAAKPFGAIDTPGYGETMTGTFYNFGWALTPAGPSSCRIENGGVSVSIDSGPLAPAMYGDARSDIAAAFPDLLNSANASGAFAVDTKKLSNGMHQIGWLVTDNCGRQEGVGSRFFNVLNGSARGAGSDPAAGLVSGRSAGSDQTVGAQLIAPDQDAALAARPSSAPLPAIEETVGVRQLGSDWQDVQLDDEGRYVIDVAQGGRIEVQLPLAESKYAGFHEVQEQHRLLPLGSSFDAKAGVFYWQPDAAFLGSYDLVFEVPGTGAVRVRVVVK comes from the coding sequence ATGCTCTGCGCTCTCGCCGTCCTTGGCGTGTTACTGGGGAGCGCGGCAGTCGTCGAAGCCCAGACAACCATCACGCTCGCGTGGGACGCGAACACGGAGTCGGATATCGGCGGCTACGAAGTTTCCTACGGGACCCAGTCGGGAGTGTATTCGACGATCGTCGACGTCGGGAACGTGACGAGCCAGCCCTTTACCATCGCGTCGGGCGGCGTCTACTACTTCGCCGTCAAGGCCTACAACTCGTCGAGCCCGCGCCAGTACTCGCCCTATTCGCTAGAGGTCTCAACCGGGGTTGTGACCAACAGACCTCCCACGCTCACACAACCGGCGAATCAGACCAGCGCGGAGCACACGAGCATCTCGCTACAACTCGTCGCCAGCGATCCAGACCTTAACCCGCTGACATATGGCGCGACGGGTCTGCCGGCGGCCTTGGCGATCAACGCGACAACCGGCCTCATCTCCGGCACGCTGACGTACACGAGCGCAGGCAGTTACATGGTGACGGCCACCGTATCGGATGGCGCACTGACGAACAGCCAGACGTTTGCATGGACGGTGACGGACGTGGCAAAGCCGACGCCGGCGATCACGTGGGCGAATGCGGCTGCCATCACATACGGCACCGCGCTCAGCGGCATTCAGTTGAACGCAACAGCAAGTGTGGCGGGCACGTTTGTGTATAGCCCGGCGGCAGGAACAACCCTGACCGCAGGGACACAGGCGCTCTCGGTTACGTTCACGCCGACCGACACGGTGAACTACAGCTCCGCCAGCAAGTCCGTCACGATCGACGTGGCGAAAGCGACGCCAGTCGTCACATGGGCGACTCCCGCGTCGGTGGTGGCGGGCTCGGTGCTCGGCGCGACGCAGTTGAATGCGACCGCGAATGTGGCGGGGACGTTTGTGTATAGCCCGGCGGCAGGAACAACCCTGACCGCGGGGACGCAGACGCTCTCAGTCACCTTCACGCCGACCGACACGGTGAACTACACGACGGCGAATAGCACGGTCACCCTCACCGTCACAGCCATCGTGAAGACGACGCCCGTCATCACGTGGGCGAATGCGGCTGCCATCACATACGGCACGCCGCTCAGCAGCATCCAGTTGAACGCGACAGCAGACGTGGCGGGCACCTTCGTCTACAACCCGGTGGCGGGAACGGTGCTCAACAAGGGGACGCGGACGCTCTCTGTTGTCTTCACGCCGGCGGACACGGTGAACTACACGACCGCGACCAAGACCGTCACGATCGATGTGACCAGGGCCGCTCCGGTCGTCAGGTGGCCCAAGCCGAAGAGCATTGCGCAAGGCACGGCGCTCAGTTCCACGGAACTGAATGCAACCGTAGACACCACGGTGACCGGTGCGGCGCGATCGAACGGTGCGGCGCGATTGGACGGGACATCGCCCATCGCCGGGACGTTTGTCTACGCTCCTTCGGCAGGGACGGTACTGGCCCTGGGGAGCCACACGCTCTCGGTGACCTTCATGCCCACCGATGGCGACAACTACTCGCCGGCAATGGCGTCGACGAACCTGGCTGTGCTGACAGAGGAAGAGGCGGCGGCGAATCAGATTCCGTTCGGCGCGTTTGACACGCCAGCCGATGGCACGACGCGAATGCAGGGGTCGTTTGCGCTGACCGGCTGGGCGCTCGACGATGTGGGGATCGACCGCGTCGAGATCTGGCGCGACCTGGCGGCGGGGGAGGACCCGACGCACGCGTATACGACCGACCCCTCGCATCCAGCGCATGGCAAGGTGTTCATCGCGAATCCCTTCTTTGTCAAGAACTCGCGGACCGACGTCGAGGCGTTATATCCCGACTATCCGTTCGCGAACCGCGCGGGCTGGGGCTACCTGCTGATGTCACGGGGCCTGCACGCACAAGGGAACGGCACCTACACGCTGTACGCGTTCGCCTTCGACGTCGATGGCCACAGCGCGTCACTGGGCACCAAGACCATTACGGTCGACAACGCCCGCGCTGCGAAGCCGTTTGGAGCAATTGACACGCCGGGGTATGGCGAGACGATGACCGGGACGTTCTACAACTTCGGCTGGGCTCTGACGCCGGCCGGGCCCTCGTCGTGCCGGATCGAGAACGGCGGCGTGTCGGTGAGTATCGATTCGGGCCCGCTGGCGCCCGCCATGTATGGCGACGCGCGCAGTGATATCGCGGCCGCGTTCCCCGACTTGTTGAACAGCGCGAACGCGAGCGGCGCGTTCGCGGTGGATACGAAGAAGCTCAGTAATGGGATGCATCAAATCGGCTGGCTGGTGACCGACAACTGCGGGCGGCAGGAAGGCGTCGGGAGCCGGTTCTTCAACGTGCTGAATGGTTCGGCGCGAGGCGCGGGATCTGACCCGGCGGCCGGCCTCGTGTCTGGGCGGAGCGCGGGCTCTGACCAGACCGTAGGGGCGCAATTGATTGCGCCCGATCAGGATGCAGCCCTGGCGGCCCGGCCGTCGTCAGCACCGCTGCCGGCCATTGAGGAGACCGTGGGCGTTCGCCAACTGGGAAGCGACTGGCAGGACGTGCAGCTTGACGATGAAGGGCGCTACGTCATCGACGTTGCTCAAGGGGGACGCATCGAGGTGCAGCTCCCGCTCGCAGAGAGCAAGTACGCGGGCTTCCACGAAGTCCAGGAACAGCACCGTCTGTTGCCGCTGGGCTCGTCCTTCGACGCCAAGGCCGGGGTCTTCTACTGGCAGCCGGACGCGGCCTTCCTGGGCAGCTACGACCTGGTGTTTGAAGTGCCCGGCACTGGCGCGGTGCGCGTGCGCGTCGTCGTGAAGTAG